Proteins from a single region of Thiomicrorhabdus sp. Kp2:
- a CDS encoding bifunctional diguanylate cyclase/phosphodiesterase, translating into MLTLKRFLTALFILVVVALYGSFIAYYLDEQETKAEIINSDFQRVLNESSYSISTQLNSLEQINNFKSLLNRKVAQNHLISAMMVVKGNQILLTTDPSIKELPTQTYKHTLFKNKSHQEILTNSVQEFEFDVYQQNQTVSLSILLFSNPAEIKTYFSETENQYIFSFVLPTFLIALFLYWVLKTYLVKPLQKLNNFAYYHDRVPEPLKIRELEAIRSSMLQTFQLLAEETKALYRSARTDSLSELPNRYQLNERLDWLIAESERSQKEFAYLFLDIDDFKKINDTLGHDAGDEIVVNVSNIMQSELRGYDIIARVGGDEFVMIINKYHNHIELNHIIERVLTQISQDQLVRNQIINVSASIGVAFYPKDGTDGQALMKSADIAMYEAKKHGKNQHHYFTEELNHKIQAEVKTEAELRQAIQNQEFELYYQPKVSTQAKEIIGLECLIRWNHPVKGLIPPLDFIPIAEQSGLIIPLGDWILQEAMKTQLSWQKQHGIILPISVNVSAMQFSHKNFFSKLQESIYKLGFEPSHLDIEVTESVLMENKDKHLNTLKKIRGLSVTISLDDFGTGYSSLAYLKTFPINTLKIDKSFIDDYESHSGAIFIETIVNMAHNLKITVVAEGVETAEQLAYLQNINCECFQGYLCSKPLPNKEFIKLVQSCASAATES; encoded by the coding sequence ATGCTTACTTTAAAACGCTTTTTAACCGCGCTATTTATTCTAGTTGTCGTTGCCTTATATGGTTCATTTATCGCCTATTATTTAGATGAACAAGAAACCAAAGCGGAAATTATCAATTCAGACTTTCAACGTGTACTCAATGAATCAAGCTACTCAATTAGCACCCAGCTCAATTCGTTAGAACAGATCAATAACTTTAAGTCTTTGCTTAATCGTAAAGTGGCACAAAATCACCTAATTTCAGCCATGATGGTTGTGAAAGGCAACCAAATACTCTTAACCACAGATCCCAGCATTAAAGAGTTACCCACTCAAACATACAAACATACCCTATTTAAAAACAAGTCTCATCAAGAGATATTAACTAATTCTGTTCAAGAGTTTGAGTTTGATGTTTACCAGCAAAATCAAACGGTTAGTTTAAGCATTTTGCTCTTCTCAAATCCTGCTGAAATAAAAACCTATTTCTCTGAAACAGAGAATCAATACATTTTTTCTTTTGTGCTACCCACATTTCTTATTGCCTTATTTCTCTATTGGGTGTTAAAAACCTATCTGGTTAAGCCCCTACAAAAATTAAATAATTTTGCCTATTATCATGACCGAGTTCCAGAACCTTTAAAAATTAGAGAACTAGAGGCCATTCGCAGTTCAATGCTGCAAACCTTTCAGCTGCTTGCAGAAGAAACAAAAGCCCTATACCGTTCAGCCAGAACAGATTCTCTCAGTGAGTTACCTAATCGCTACCAGTTAAATGAACGGCTTGACTGGTTAATTGCAGAGTCTGAGCGCTCACAAAAAGAGTTTGCTTATCTCTTTCTTGATATTGATGATTTTAAAAAAATCAACGATACCTTAGGCCATGATGCGGGGGATGAAATTGTCGTCAATGTCTCAAATATCATGCAATCTGAATTAAGAGGTTATGACATTATTGCCCGTGTTGGCGGAGATGAATTTGTGATGATTATTAATAAATACCATAATCATATCGAGCTGAATCACATTATAGAAAGGGTGCTTACCCAAATTTCACAAGACCAACTGGTGCGTAACCAAATCATTAATGTCTCTGCCAGTATTGGTGTGGCGTTTTATCCCAAAGATGGTACTGATGGGCAAGCGTTAATGAAAAGCGCGGATATTGCCATGTATGAGGCTAAAAAACACGGTAAAAACCAACACCACTATTTTACAGAAGAGCTTAATCATAAAATTCAGGCCGAGGTTAAAACTGAAGCGGAGTTAAGACAGGCAATCCAAAATCAGGAATTTGAACTTTATTACCAGCCCAAAGTCTCTACTCAGGCAAAGGAAATTATTGGTTTAGAGTGCCTCATACGTTGGAACCATCCAGTGAAAGGTTTGATTCCGCCGCTAGACTTTATACCCATAGCGGAACAAAGTGGTTTGATTATTCCTTTAGGAGATTGGATTCTTCAGGAAGCGATGAAAACTCAACTATCGTGGCAAAAACAGCATGGCATTATATTGCCCATTTCAGTCAATGTTTCTGCCATGCAGTTTAGTCATAAAAACTTTTTTTCAAAGCTACAAGAATCCATCTACAAACTCGGTTTTGAACCCAGTCATCTTGATATTGAAGTCACTGAATCGGTATTAATGGAAAATAAAGACAAACACCTTAATACCTTAAAGAAAATACGTGGTTTGAGTGTAACCATCTCTCTTGATGATTTTGGAACAGGCTACTCTTCTCTGGCTTATCTTAAAACCTTTCCAATTAATACTCTAAAAATTGATAAATCCTTTATCGATGATTATGAAAGCCATTCTGGTGCCATCTTTATAGAAACCATTGTTAATATGGCGCACAACCTCAAAATTACTGTGGTGGCTGAAGGGGTTGAAACAGCAGAACAGTTAGCCTATTTACAAAACATCAATTGTGAATGTTTTCAAGGCTATTTATGCAGTAAACCGCTCCCTAACAAAGAGTTTATCAAGCTAGTACAAAGCTGTGCTTCAGCAGCTACTGAGTCATAA